The DNA window TGGCGCGGACGTGCTGTCGTCGGCCTCGAACAGCGAGGCCAATGTCACGCCGAGGGCGCCGGCCAGCTTGTCGAGCACGGTGGCGGTGGCGCTGCTCTCTCCCCGCTCGATCAGGGAAATGTTGGAGCGGCTCACGCCGCTCAGTTCGGCCAGGGCCGTCAACGACAGCTGGCGCGCTTCGCGCAGAGCCAACACGCGGCCCGCAATTAGTTTGTTTATATCCATGTTATCCATTATACTGGATTTACCGTCCAACAAAATGACCGATCATCCCATGCATATTGCCTTTGAAACCCCGAACCAGCCCGAAGTCATCTCCCTGATCGCCGATCTCGATGCGTATCAACTTTCGCTGTACCCGCCGGAGCTGGTCTACGCGCTGGATTTGCCGTCGTTGATGGAGCCGCACGTGAAGTTTGCCGTGGCGCGCGAGGGCGACGCCGCCGGCAAGATCGTCGGTTGCTGCGCGATCGTGCTGTCGCCGGAATATGGTGAGATCAAGCGATTGTATGTGGACCCCGCCGTGCGCGGCAAGGGAACCGGGCGAGGCCTGCTGAGCTTGCTGGAAAAGGCCGCAGTGGAAGCCGGTTGCGCGCAGATGGTGCTGGAGACCGGGCCGTCGCAGCCGGAGGCGATGGGGCTGTACGAGCGGCACGGTTTCCGGCGCTGCGGTGCGTTCGGCGATTATCTGGACGATCCGATGAGTGTGTTCATGCGCAAAATCCTATAGCGCGCGGCGCATGCGTTCAACCCGCAATGCGGCGCACAGGGGTCGTACCCGCAGGGTACGACCCCTCTTGGCCTCTCGGGTTGCGCGTCTCAATCACTCCTCCCCTCACGCTTCCTTTTTCTTCTTGCGCACCACGGCCAACTTCGGCGCCTGCGGACCGAACATCTCCGCCACGCGCTCCAGCCGCACGGCGCCGTCGCCGACCAGGGTACCGGTCGCGCCGGCCACCTGGCGCACGATGCCCAAGGCCGCCGCGCGCGCTTCCGGCTCGTCCGGCAGCAACAGCGGCAGGTCGCGCATCGCCGCCTCCTCGTCGACCTGCAACATCAGATACTGGTCGCGCACGATGGTCTTGAACTGCGTCACGCTCAACTCCTCGTCGTCCGAGGTGCGCAAGCGCAGCTGGCGTATCGTCGCGAACGCGCGTTCGTCGGCGGCGCTCATCTCCGGACTGCGATAGATGTACAGCAAGCCGCGGATGATCGCCTCCGTCGCCCCACCCTCGGCCGTCTTGGTCGCGGCCGCCGCGCGGAACGCGTTCAGCGCCGCCTCGTGCGCCAGGTCCCGGCCGATGCGTCGCGGCGCGCCCGCCTCGGAGCGCAAGCCCACCAGCGCCTGCAACACCGGCGAGCCGTACACATTCAGGAAGAACTTCTCCGTCGCCTCGTCGCGGGCGTCCCGATAAGCATCCAGGGTGGCGACGATCTGCTTCGACATGTGCTCCTGCATCTGCAGGAAGATGTTGTCCTTGTCCACCGGGCGGCGCTGCGCCCTGACCTTCTCGGCCAACGCCGGGATGCCGTCGAGCAGCTTGTTTTTGCTGGAGAACGCCGTGTAGCGCAAGCGCAGCGGATGCGATTCGCGCAGCCGTTCGGCGCTCTCTTCCGTCACCATGCTCTTGACGATGGGGCTGACGAACTGGCGGTACAGGCCCTGGTTGATTTCCGACACCCGCGCGA is part of the Oxalobacteraceae bacterium OTU3CAMAD1 genome and encodes:
- a CDS encoding GNAT family N-acetyltransferase encodes the protein MTDHPMHIAFETPNQPEVISLIADLDAYQLSLYPPELVYALDLPSLMEPHVKFAVAREGDAAGKIVGCCAIVLSPEYGEIKRLYVDPAVRGKGTGRGLLSLLEKAAVEAGCAQMVLETGPSQPEAMGLYERHGFRRCGAFGDYLDDPMSVFMRKIL